One segment of Pirellulales bacterium DNA contains the following:
- a CDS encoding acetylxylan esterase produces MQPAPFRLCHPEIRTVLFALLLVAMTTPVSRAADAEPAPADARGQATAAIREYLRLRVQELHKAEPAATFDPATWQRRRGELRGQLFEMLGLAPLPEKGDLRATVVGQVERDGIVVQRLHFQSLPGLYVTANFYRPATVDQPLPTILYLNGHARNAANGVSYGNKVSYQQHGTWFARHGYCCLSIDTLQLGEIEGVHHGTYRLGMMWWIARGYTPAGVEAWNAIRALDYLETRPEADRTRIGVTGRSGGGAYTWWLAALDDRPACLVPVAGITDLENHVVDDCAYGHCDCMYHLNQYGWDFGTIAALAAPRPCLLANTDKDTIFPLSGVLRVHERLRRVYAGYHAAERLGLFISEGPHADTQELQLAAFRWMNRWLKNTNEPIEAPGEKPFTPQELRVFDQLPVDERNTTIQESFVRIADLAPATTMDDWERQQATLIAALARQCFASRMQTEGSVSTDSTAPVAVAAPRVVADVQRHGLRLQSIEFTSEANLKFVVHVVTAADERPVDRIVFEVAADPAWERFVSRFGGSFPELSPGSAPATSTAAGNGTALAPGEALACIAPRGWGPNAWSDDERFNTHLPRQHVLLGTTIDEGRMWDVRRAIQTLSETGLRAPELELRGEGIAAGVALYAGLFEPSVTRFDLTSLPSTHREGPSLIGVERVLDMPQAVSLAFPRQVTLHKADARAWQWPLAIAGLYGEKPPLQVSADGAP; encoded by the coding sequence ATGCAGCCTGCGCCGTTTCGCTTGTGCCACCCTGAGATTCGAACGGTACTCTTCGCGCTGCTCCTGGTCGCGATGACAACGCCGGTCAGCCGCGCCGCCGACGCAGAGCCGGCGCCGGCCGACGCGCGCGGGCAAGCGACCGCGGCGATCCGTGAATACCTCCGCCTGCGCGTGCAAGAGCTGCACAAGGCCGAGCCCGCCGCGACGTTCGATCCGGCGACCTGGCAACGCCGCCGCGGCGAGCTGCGTGGCCAGTTGTTCGAGATGCTGGGCCTGGCACCGCTGCCGGAAAAAGGCGACCTACGCGCGACGGTCGTCGGCCAGGTCGAACGCGACGGCATCGTCGTCCAGCGGCTGCATTTTCAATCGCTGCCCGGCTTGTATGTGACCGCCAACTTCTACCGGCCAGCCACGGTCGACCAACCGCTGCCGACGATCCTCTATCTCAACGGCCACGCGCGGAACGCAGCCAACGGCGTCTCCTACGGCAACAAGGTCTCCTACCAACAGCATGGCACCTGGTTCGCTCGACACGGCTACTGCTGCCTGTCGATCGACACGCTGCAATTGGGAGAAATCGAAGGTGTACATCATGGCACTTATCGCCTGGGGATGATGTGGTGGATCGCTCGCGGCTACACACCGGCCGGCGTCGAGGCCTGGAACGCGATCCGCGCCTTGGACTATCTCGAAACCCGGCCCGAGGCTGATCGCACGCGAATCGGCGTCACCGGTCGCAGCGGCGGCGGTGCCTACACCTGGTGGCTGGCGGCGCTCGACGATCGGCCCGCTTGCCTGGTGCCGGTCGCCGGAATCACCGACCTGGAGAACCACGTCGTCGACGACTGCGCCTATGGCCATTGCGACTGCATGTACCACTTGAACCAATACGGCTGGGATTTCGGCACGATTGCCGCCTTGGCGGCGCCGCGGCCGTGCTTGCTGGCCAATACCGACAAGGACACGATCTTTCCCTTGAGCGGTGTGCTCAGGGTCCACGAGCGCTTGCGACGCGTCTACGCCGGCTATCACGCGGCCGAGCGGCTGGGCCTGTTCATCAGCGAGGGACCGCACGCCGATACGCAGGAACTGCAACTCGCGGCGTTCCGTTGGATGAACCGCTGGCTGAAGAACACGAACGAACCGATCGAGGCCCCCGGCGAAAAGCCGTTCACGCCGCAGGAGCTAAGGGTCTTTGATCAGCTGCCGGTTGACGAGCGCAACACCACCATCCAGGAATCGTTCGTCCGCATCGCCGACCTGGCCCCCGCTACGACCATGGACGATTGGGAGCGCCAGCAGGCGACCTTGATCGCGGCTCTGGCACGCCAATGTTTTGCATCGCGCATGCAAACCGAGGGCAGCGTGTCGACGGATTCGACCGCGCCGGTCGCGGTTGCGGCGCCGCGCGTGGTCGCCGACGTGCAACGCCACGGACTGCGGCTGCAGTCGATCGAGTTCACCAGCGAAGCCAATCTGAAATTTGTGGTGCACGTGGTTACGGCGGCGGACGAACGCCCGGTCGATCGCATCGTGTTCGAAGTCGCCGCGGACCCTGCCTGGGAACGATTCGTCAGCCGCTTCGGTGGCAGCTTTCCCGAACTCTCCCCGGGAAGCGCGCCCGCGACCTCTACTGCCGCAGGGAATGGCACTGCTCTCGCACCGGGCGAGGCACTGGCTTGCATCGCTCCGCGCGGCTGGGGCCCCAACGCGTGGTCCGACGATGAACGATTCAACACCCACTTGCCCCGACAACACGTGCTGCTCGGCACGACCATCGACGAAGGCCGGATGTGGGACGTGCGCCGCGCGATCCAGACGCTGAGCGAAACAGGACTGCGGGCCCCCGAGCTCGAGTTGCGCGGCGAAGGGATCGCGGCGGGCGTTGCCTTGTATGCCGGTCTCTTCGAGCCCAGCGTGACGCGCTTCGACCTGACAAGCTTGCCCAGCACCCATCGCGAAGGGCCCTCGCTAATCGGTGTCGAGCGCGTGCTGGACATGCCGCAGGCGGTGTCCCTGGCTTTTCCGCGCCAGGTCACGCTGCACAAGGCCGATGCGCGGGCCTGGCAGTGGCCGCTGGCCATCGCGGGGCTCTACGGCGAGAAGCCCCCCTTGCAGGTGTCTGCCGACGGCGCGCCTTGA
- a CDS encoding MFS transporter, translating to MTHQERTPTLSPELLRLAWMTVALLWPVALLNYLDRQMLAAMKFSVMGEITSIGSETNWGHMLGQFKWVYAVLSPVGGYIADRFSRRLVIVSSLFVWSAVTWATGHVTDFHGLLWTRTLMGISEAFYFPAALALIADHHTGDTRSRAVGVHQMGIYCGVIVGGFSGYVADSPQLGWRFAFDITGIVGVLYAIPLFLFLRNAPRSEQRRADAQAVKPTLALAVGELLTNRFYLLLVGYFTLPSLAGWVVRDWMPAILKERFDITQGASGVFATLPMNVAALGGAFLGGWIADQLMGRTLRGRIYTSAFGMSLLIPSLFGVGNAGSLSMAILFLALFGIGWGFFDCNNMPILSQIVRPELRATGYGIMNLVGISVGGFADRGFGMLLDRHVPLNVIFAVFASTALLSVILVLLIRPQRHGD from the coding sequence ATGACGCATCAAGAACGCACCCCCACGCTGTCGCCGGAGTTGCTGCGCCTCGCCTGGATGACCGTGGCCCTGCTCTGGCCCGTCGCCCTGCTCAACTATCTCGACCGCCAGATGTTGGCGGCGATGAAGTTTTCGGTGATGGGCGAAATCACCTCGATCGGCAGCGAGACCAACTGGGGCCACATGCTGGGCCAGTTCAAATGGGTCTATGCGGTGCTCAGCCCGGTCGGCGGCTATATCGCGGACCGTTTCAGCCGCCGGCTGGTGATCGTCAGCAGCCTGTTCGTCTGGTCGGCCGTGACCTGGGCCACGGGGCACGTGACGGACTTTCACGGCCTGCTGTGGACGCGCACCTTGATGGGCATCAGCGAGGCGTTCTACTTTCCGGCGGCTTTGGCGCTGATCGCCGACCATCACACCGGCGATACGCGGTCCCGGGCCGTGGGCGTGCACCAGATGGGCATCTACTGCGGCGTGATCGTCGGCGGCTTCAGCGGTTACGTCGCCGATTCGCCGCAGCTCGGCTGGCGCTTCGCCTTCGACATCACCGGCATCGTCGGGGTGCTATATGCGATTCCCTTGTTCTTGTTCCTGCGCAATGCCCCACGCAGCGAGCAGCGTCGGGCGGACGCCCAGGCGGTCAAACCAACGCTGGCCCTCGCCGTTGGCGAATTGTTGACGAACCGCTTCTACTTACTATTGGTCGGGTACTTCACCCTGCCGTCGCTGGCCGGTTGGGTGGTGCGCGATTGGATGCCCGCAATCCTCAAGGAACGCTTCGACATCACACAAGGGGCCTCCGGCGTGTTTGCCACGCTGCCGATGAACGTGGCGGCACTGGGCGGCGCATTCCTGGGTGGCTGGATTGCCGACCAATTGATGGGCCGCACGCTGCGCGGTCGCATCTACACCAGTGCGTTTGGCATGAGCTTGTTGATCCCCTCGCTGTTTGGCGTGGGCAACGCCGGGTCGCTCTCGATGGCGATCTTGTTCCTCGCACTGTTCGGCATCGGCTGGGGTTTCTTCGACTGCAACAACATGCCCATCCTGTCCCAGATCGTGCGGCCCGAGCTACGGGCCACAGGCTATGGCATCATGAACCTGGTGGGTATCAGCGTCGGGGGCTTCGCCGATCGGGGATTCGGCATGCTGCTCGACCGGCACGTACCGCTGAACGTGATCTTCGCCGTCTTCGCCAGTACGGCGTTGCTCTCGGTCATCCTGGTCTTGTTGATTCGCCCGCAGCGCCACGGGGATTAG
- a CDS encoding penicillin acylase family protein produces the protein MNAATLALVCACHLVGANSGEQVTVYRDDWGVPHIYADTPAGGAFGLGYAQAEDRLEDIYFAVRTGLGRMAEAYGPDWVDQDYIMRLCRNEEVMREAWPKCPPELVQFARAFHAGIEAYIAEHPDRVPKSALPLEPWMFGTVGRAMILRWPLGTIQDDLENREREHVLMRSNEWSVSPARTADHRAILLADPHMTWDGLAVLYEARVHAGDLHMCGFFLIGTPIMGYGHNQHVGWANTTGGPDTADVYKLTVRKKPGLIPVYEYLYDGQWRPMKLVFNRIEVKDSKPVGRPALYTHLGPLVSAPEGDVAYAAACPYFDATRLFEQFYKMNLAKNSQEIYDALAMLEYNEQNVMFADTQGTIAYVRNGRTPIRPDGYDWNAPVPGDSSATAWKGIHPLADLVQIFNPPTGYMQNCNISPAAMMHDSPLVRDKYPPYIFNVYSWEQGPRGLRATQLLREDGKVTEDAALRYATDVYDLLAQAWQQALRDALGVPGLERPDAPEFAAATQAILSWDGQFTPEAQQTVLLKSWREKLEHREEFAPLAKKQPLSSEAQRELVKTLAQAWDEVRQRYGRWDVAWGEVYRLGRGGQFAPAPGTDFGDRKDEYNYSETLFDVESKPDASDDKRYLAYNGTCSPILMFFGPDGVESYSCVMWGQSGDPESPHYMDQGRELYSKRKLKPTYWRKEDLLQHVASQHTFTLPDISDETAPTDKGQPAAR, from the coding sequence GTGAATGCTGCAACCTTGGCGCTGGTCTGCGCCTGTCACCTCGTGGGCGCCAACTCCGGCGAGCAGGTGACCGTCTATCGCGACGACTGGGGCGTGCCCCATATCTATGCCGACACGCCGGCCGGCGGCGCGTTCGGGCTTGGGTACGCCCAGGCCGAAGATCGGCTCGAGGATATCTATTTCGCCGTACGCACGGGCCTGGGCCGCATGGCCGAGGCCTATGGACCCGACTGGGTCGATCAGGACTACATCATGCGGCTCTGCCGCAACGAGGAGGTGATGCGCGAGGCGTGGCCGAAGTGCCCGCCCGAGCTGGTCCAGTTCGCCCGCGCGTTTCACGCCGGCATCGAGGCCTATATCGCCGAGCACCCGGATCGCGTGCCGAAGAGCGCGCTGCCGCTCGAACCGTGGATGTTTGGCACCGTGGGCCGGGCGATGATCCTGCGCTGGCCCCTGGGCACGATCCAGGACGACCTGGAAAACCGGGAGCGCGAACATGTGCTGATGCGGTCGAACGAATGGTCGGTGTCGCCGGCACGCACCGCCGACCACCGCGCCATTTTGCTGGCCGACCCGCATATGACCTGGGACGGCCTCGCCGTGTTGTACGAGGCCCGGGTCCATGCGGGCGATTTGCACATGTGCGGCTTCTTCTTGATCGGTACGCCGATCATGGGTTACGGCCACAACCAGCATGTCGGCTGGGCCAATACGACCGGCGGGCCCGACACGGCCGACGTCTACAAGCTGACTGTCCGCAAGAAGCCCGGGCTCATTCCCGTCTACGAATACCTCTACGACGGCCAGTGGCGGCCCATGAAGCTCGTGTTCAACCGCATCGAGGTGAAAGACAGCAAGCCGGTGGGCCGGCCGGCGTTGTACACACACCTGGGACCGCTGGTCTCTGCGCCCGAGGGCGACGTGGCCTATGCCGCTGCCTGTCCGTATTTCGATGCGACGCGGTTGTTCGAACAGTTCTACAAGATGAACCTGGCCAAGAATTCCCAGGAGATCTACGACGCGCTGGCCATGCTCGAATACAACGAGCAAAACGTGATGTTCGCCGACACCCAGGGGACCATCGCCTATGTCCGCAACGGTCGCACGCCGATCAGGCCCGACGGCTACGACTGGAACGCCCCGGTGCCCGGCGACAGCTCGGCCACGGCCTGGAAAGGGATTCACCCGTTGGCAGACCTCGTGCAGATCTTCAATCCGCCGACCGGCTACATGCAGAACTGCAACATCAGCCCGGCGGCCATGATGCACGACTCGCCGTTGGTGCGCGACAAGTATCCCCCGTATATCTTCAACGTGTATAGCTGGGAGCAGGGGCCGCGCGGCCTGCGGGCGACGCAGTTGTTGCGCGAGGATGGCAAGGTCACCGAGGACGCGGCCTTACGCTACGCGACCGACGTCTACGATCTGCTGGCCCAGGCCTGGCAGCAGGCGCTGCGCGACGCGCTCGGCGTACCGGGCCTCGAACGGCCTGATGCACCCGAATTCGCCGCCGCCACGCAGGCCATCCTGTCGTGGGACGGACAATTCACGCCCGAAGCGCAACAGACCGTGCTGCTCAAGTCGTGGCGTGAGAAGCTCGAACATCGCGAGGAGTTCGCGCCCTTGGCCAAGAAGCAGCCCTTGTCGAGCGAGGCTCAGCGCGAGCTGGTCAAGACGCTCGCTCAAGCGTGGGACGAGGTCCGCCAACGTTACGGTCGCTGGGACGTCGCCTGGGGCGAGGTGTATCGCCTGGGGCGCGGCGGCCAATTCGCGCCGGCGCCGGGCACCGATTTCGGCGACCGCAAGGACGAGTACAACTACTCCGAGACGTTGTTCGACGTCGAGTCGAAGCCCGATGCCAGCGACGACAAACGCTACCTCGCTTACAATGGCACCTGTTCGCCGATCCTGATGTTCTTCGGGCCAGATGGCGTGGAATCGTATAGCTGCGTCATGTGGGGACAATCGGGCGATCCCGAGTCACCGCATTACATGGACCAAGGGCGCGAGCTGTACTCGAAGCGGAAGCTCAAGCCGACCTATTGGCGCAAAGAAGACCTGCTCCAGCACGTGGCGTCGCAGCACACGTTCACGCTGCCGGATATCTCCGATGAGACGGCGCCGACGGACAAAGGCCAGCCGGCCGCACGCTAG
- a CDS encoding DNA-binding domain-containing protein, with protein MGASRSLEQIQLWMQTVVTDPGGVLNGASSPDAQAAAGTDRTRVEDLILPSRALSSVDRLAVYANAYYTRLLHCLQELFPALRFAVGEEVFDDFAFAYLQRYPSQSYTLGHLADRFAQFLDETRVEYFAAEASPPAGEGDDARADLPAWSDFIVELARLEYTIDDVFDGPGIENEPPTFAEQFAALDPAQAEQARFELACCVRLLAFEYPVSEYFTAFKRGATPELPERQATWLAVTRRDYVVRRYPLSSEQYALLTALQSGASLGDALAAALATGLEEDRLAAALKAWFAQWAHDRFFVHVGVPGSSV; from the coding sequence ATGGGGGCATCCCGTTCGCTCGAACAGATTCAGCTCTGGATGCAGACCGTGGTCACCGATCCCGGCGGGGTCCTCAACGGCGCGTCGTCGCCCGACGCACAAGCGGCGGCGGGCACGGACCGCACACGGGTCGAGGATCTGATCTTGCCGAGCCGGGCGTTGTCGAGCGTCGACCGGCTGGCCGTGTATGCCAACGCCTACTACACCCGGTTGCTGCATTGCTTGCAGGAGCTGTTTCCGGCGCTGCGGTTCGCCGTGGGCGAAGAGGTCTTCGACGATTTCGCCTTCGCCTATCTCCAGCGTTACCCGTCGCAAAGCTACACGCTGGGGCACCTGGCCGATCGCTTCGCGCAATTCCTCGACGAAACGCGGGTCGAGTATTTTGCCGCCGAAGCGTCGCCGCCTGCCGGCGAGGGTGACGATGCCAGAGCCGACTTGCCTGCGTGGTCGGATTTCATCGTCGAGCTAGCGCGGCTGGAATACACGATCGACGACGTGTTCGACGGACCGGGAATCGAAAACGAGCCGCCGACGTTTGCCGAACAGTTCGCCGCGCTCGACCCGGCGCAGGCCGAACAAGCTCGCTTCGAGTTGGCCTGCTGCGTGCGGCTGTTGGCGTTCGAGTACCCTGTGAGCGAGTATTTCACGGCCTTCAAACGCGGAGCAACGCCCGAATTGCCCGAGCGGCAGGCGACGTGGCTCGCCGTCACGCGCCGCGATTACGTCGTGCGTCGCTATCCGCTCAGCAGCGAGCAATATGCCCTGCTGACGGCGCTGCAATCCGGCGCCAGCCTTGGCGACGCCCTGGCAGCGGCACTGGCCACAGGCCTTGAGGAAGACCGCCTGGCCGCCGCTCTCAAGGCCTGGTTTGCCCAGTGGGCCCATGATCGGTTTTTCGTCCACGTCGGTGTTCCCGGTTCTTCCGTTTAA
- a CDS encoding DUF692 domain-containing protein: MSTVPDSPRLARLGHPALGFGVGLRSVHFSHVLEHWPAVDWFEIISENFMDSRGRPRAVLDQVAERYPIVMHGVSLSIGSTDPLNFEYLHKLKRLATEVRARWISDHVCWTGVLGRNTHDLLPLPLNEESLAHVAHRVRVVQDVLERRIVLENPSSYVTFVDSTLPEWEFISRLAEETDCGLLLDVNNVYVSSVNHDFCPEHYLRSLPHHRVVQFHLAGHTDLGTHCIDTHDGRVVERVWELYRLANTLTDGVSTLLEWDARIPTFPEVHAEVLKARRYLAGSDERSPDAGEAVVAAHDASAVPHPVHLVTPEVV, encoded by the coding sequence ATGTCGACCGTTCCCGACTCGCCGCGCCTTGCCCGCCTGGGTCATCCTGCGCTGGGTTTTGGCGTAGGCCTCCGGAGCGTCCACTTCTCGCACGTCCTCGAACACTGGCCGGCGGTCGATTGGTTCGAAATCATCTCGGAAAACTTCATGGACTCGCGGGGGCGACCGCGCGCCGTGCTCGACCAGGTGGCCGAGCGCTACCCGATCGTCATGCACGGCGTTTCGCTGTCGATCGGCAGTACCGACCCCCTGAATTTCGAATATCTGCATAAGCTCAAGCGGCTGGCGACCGAAGTTCGGGCCCGCTGGATCTCGGACCATGTCTGCTGGACGGGCGTGCTGGGCCGCAATACGCACGACCTGTTGCCTTTGCCCCTGAACGAGGAGTCGCTGGCTCACGTGGCCCACCGGGTGCGCGTCGTTCAAGACGTGCTCGAGCGTCGCATCGTGCTCGAGAACCCCAGTTCGTATGTCACCTTCGTCGATTCGACGCTTCCCGAGTGGGAATTCATCTCTCGCTTGGCCGAGGAGACCGACTGCGGCCTGCTGCTCGACGTGAACAATGTGTATGTCTCCAGCGTCAATCACGACTTCTGCCCGGAACACTACTTGCGATCATTGCCGCACCACCGGGTCGTTCAGTTTCACCTCGCCGGGCACACCGACTTGGGCACGCACTGCATCGATACGCACGATGGTCGCGTGGTCGAGCGCGTCTGGGAGCTGTATCGCCTGGCGAACACCTTGACCGACGGCGTCTCGACCTTGCTCGAATGGGACGCGCGAATCCCGACGTTTCCCGAGGTCCATGCCGAGGTGCTCAAGGCCCGACGCTACCTGGCCGGCAGCGACGAGCGGTCGCCGGACGCCGGCGAAGCGGTGGTGGCGGCGCACGACGCTTCGGCCGTGCCGCACCCAGTGCACCTGGTCACTCCGGAGGTGGTGTGA
- a CDS encoding DUF1614 domain-containing protein, which translates to MNSYEVRGFRRMQTAGCFVLALVLVLMCLMPVLLVDAMHGALQRLHLSSAGATLALVGIVLGSLINLPLFRVTRDAPQLYEMRPMLGVWTWVPQVSSPQYETVVAVNVGGCVIPVLVALWQLRFVAASGGWPLAALGIAVIANVAACYRVARPIRGLGIGMPWFVSPLVAVGITWLLLAGDEYAALRPAVAFVAGVAGPVVGADLLHLKDLRRISTGMMSIGGAGTFDGIVLSSIVAALLA; encoded by the coding sequence ATGAACAGCTACGAAGTCCGCGGTTTTCGACGCATGCAAACGGCGGGTTGTTTCGTGTTGGCCCTCGTGCTGGTGCTGATGTGCCTGATGCCTGTGTTATTGGTCGATGCGATGCACGGCGCTCTGCAGCGGCTGCACCTGTCGTCGGCCGGGGCGACCTTGGCGCTGGTCGGAATCGTGCTCGGCAGCCTGATCAACCTGCCGCTGTTTCGCGTGACCCGCGATGCGCCGCAGCTTTACGAGATGCGGCCGATGCTGGGCGTCTGGACCTGGGTGCCGCAGGTTTCCTCGCCACAGTATGAAACCGTCGTCGCCGTGAACGTCGGCGGCTGCGTCATCCCGGTGCTGGTGGCGCTGTGGCAGTTGCGGTTCGTGGCCGCGTCCGGGGGGTGGCCGCTGGCCGCGCTGGGAATCGCCGTGATCGCCAACGTGGCCGCGTGCTACCGCGTGGCACGGCCGATTCGAGGGTTAGGCATCGGCATGCCCTGGTTCGTGTCACCCTTGGTGGCGGTGGGGATCACCTGGCTGCTGCTCGCCGGCGATGAGTACGCGGCGCTGCGACCGGCCGTGGCTTTTGTGGCCGGCGTGGCCGGGCCGGTGGTCGGCGCCGATCTGCTACATCTCAAAGACCTGCGCAGGATTTCGACCGGCATGATGTCGATCGGCGGCGCTGGAACGTTCGACGGGATCGTGTTGTCGAGTATTGTTGCGGCGCTGCTGGCCTGA
- the floA gene encoding flotillin-like protein FloA (flotillin-like protein involved in membrane lipid rafts), with product MTSSAPLAAWLLFAQRETLGYAITAFVVLLLILIGVILAIAFLAYGRLWLQALMSNAHVGFARLIAMSLRQVNARTIIQARIMAMQAGLSRDKKSGITNQRLEAHYLAGGNVMRVIEALIAAQRADLDLDFDRAAAIDLAGRDVLDAVQTSVNPKVIDCPDPAKSGRTMLSAIAKNGVELKVRARVTVRTNLAQLIGGATEDTIIARVGEGIITAIGSAESHLTVMENPDLISKAVLRRGLDAQTAFEIVSIDIADIDVGENIGARLQADQAEADTRVARARAEVRRAIAIAEEQENRAKVSENRARVLLAEADVPLAMAEALKGGRLHVDGKKGI from the coding sequence ATGACATCGAGCGCGCCGCTGGCAGCTTGGCTGCTGTTCGCACAACGCGAAACGTTGGGCTACGCCATCACGGCGTTCGTGGTCCTGCTGCTGATTTTGATCGGCGTGATCCTGGCGATTGCCTTCCTCGCCTACGGCCGGCTGTGGCTGCAGGCACTGATGTCGAACGCCCACGTCGGCTTTGCAAGGCTCATCGCCATGAGCCTGCGTCAGGTCAACGCGCGGACGATCATCCAGGCCCGGATCATGGCGATGCAAGCCGGGCTGAGCCGGGACAAGAAATCAGGAATCACCAATCAGCGGCTCGAGGCGCATTATCTGGCCGGCGGCAATGTGATGCGCGTGATCGAAGCCCTGATCGCCGCGCAGCGTGCCGATCTCGACCTGGACTTTGATCGCGCCGCGGCGATCGACCTGGCCGGTCGCGACGTGCTCGACGCCGTGCAGACGAGCGTCAATCCGAAGGTTATCGACTGCCCCGACCCGGCCAAATCGGGCCGCACCATGCTCAGCGCGATCGCCAAGAACGGCGTCGAGTTGAAGGTCCGTGCACGCGTGACGGTGCGCACGAACCTGGCCCAGTTGATCGGCGGTGCCACCGAAGACACGATCATCGCCCGCGTCGGCGAGGGCATCATCACGGCCATCGGCTCGGCCGAGAGCCATCTGACCGTGATGGAAAACCCCGACTTGATTTCCAAGGCCGTGCTTCGCCGCGGGCTCGATGCACAAACGGCCTTCGAGATCGTCTCGATCGACATCGCCGACATCGACGTCGGCGAAAACATCGGTGCCCGGTTGCAGGCCGACCAGGCCGAGGCCGATACCCGCGTCGCCCGCGCCCGGGCCGAAGTGCGCCGCGCGATCGCGATTGCCGAAGAACAAGAGAACCGGGCCAAGGTGTCGGAGAATCGGGCCCGCGTCTTGCTGGCCGAGGCAGACGTCCCGTTGGCCATGGCCGAAGCGCTCAAGGGCGGCCGGCTGCACGTCGACGGCAAGAAAGGCATCTAG
- a CDS encoding Rieske 2Fe-2S domain-containing protein: MPVDRRLIATGEVPPGEARLVKGWRRELAVFHVEGRYYTLANSCPHVGAPLAKGKLCGHEIVCPWHAWRFDVRTGQGLTHALPVASYPTRVEDGWVIATLPD, encoded by the coding sequence ATGCCCGTTGACCGACGCCTGATTGCGACCGGCGAGGTGCCGCCGGGCGAGGCACGCCTGGTCAAAGGCTGGCGCCGCGAGCTGGCGGTTTTTCACGTCGAAGGCCGGTACTACACGCTGGCGAATTCCTGCCCGCACGTCGGGGCTCCCTTGGCCAAGGGTAAGCTGTGCGGTCACGAGATTGTCTGCCCCTGGCACGCGTGGCGGTTCGATGTCCGCACCGGCCAGGGCCTCACCCACGCTCTGCCCGTGGCTAGCTATCCGACGCGCGTCGAAGATGGCTGGGTGATTGCCACGCTGCCAGATTGA
- a CDS encoding caspase family protein, translated as MSKAIAILVGLKKVDPTKYNGWEGVNGCWGCELDVDNMERVLSEVGYSIEVIKTGAATCTRVKKALSAAATSLKSGDILVFYYSGHGGQQPDKNGDETDGQDETLCMYDGELIDDDLNAIWLKFRPGVRIVMVSDSCNSGTNYRAIRDVALADASPIMPLDAATAESMRAQMIHFGGCRDGATSAGYQAGGAFTVATCEVWKNGAFQGSYRPFLEAIRAKLGGQDAQYNEYGPVTDGFRNQRPFCTDAPPAGADARGANSGGAFTRTRPASGVLTGRRFGGTRGAGETPAAGGTVAKSSYVQTVAQQQLNGKFSSDPGIRLGDSMFYLPTRNEVEQLLSASQLDRRTWLAERFDCDDFAYALKGEASVHAYDTGDLAYGLCLGIVWGNFDWVSGYHAVNWFLDSTSKLWLIEPQNDTLYDASHCQGGISLLLV; from the coding sequence ATGAGTAAAGCAATTGCCATCCTGGTCGGCCTGAAGAAGGTGGATCCCACGAAATACAACGGCTGGGAGGGCGTGAATGGCTGCTGGGGCTGTGAGCTCGATGTCGACAATATGGAGCGAGTTCTGTCGGAGGTCGGGTACAGCATCGAGGTCATCAAGACGGGCGCGGCGACCTGTACACGTGTCAAAAAGGCTCTCTCCGCCGCGGCGACTTCGCTCAAGAGCGGGGATATTCTCGTGTTTTACTATTCGGGACACGGGGGCCAGCAACCCGACAAGAACGGCGACGAAACCGACGGACAGGACGAAACCCTGTGCATGTACGACGGTGAACTCATTGACGATGACCTTAACGCTATCTGGCTGAAGTTTCGCCCCGGCGTCCGGATCGTCATGGTGAGCGATAGTTGTAACTCGGGCACGAACTATCGCGCAATCCGGGACGTCGCCTTAGCGGATGCATCTCCGATCATGCCCTTGGACGCGGCAACCGCCGAGTCGATGCGGGCGCAAATGATCCATTTCGGCGGTTGTCGAGACGGCGCGACGTCGGCCGGCTACCAAGCGGGTGGCGCGTTCACCGTCGCTACGTGCGAAGTTTGGAAGAACGGCGCGTTCCAAGGCTCGTATCGGCCGTTTCTCGAGGCGATCCGCGCCAAGCTCGGCGGTCAGGATGCCCAGTACAACGAGTATGGGCCGGTGACCGACGGTTTTCGGAACCAAAGGCCGTTTTGCACGGACGCACCTCCGGCGGGAGCCGATGCGCGAGGAGCAAACTCAGGCGGCGCTTTCACGCGCACTCGCCCGGCATCGGGCGTGTTGACGGGGCGCAGGTTTGGCGGCACGCGCGGAGCAGGGGAGACGCCCGCGGCCGGCGGAACCGTGGCGAAAAGCTCTTACGTCCAGACCGTGGCGCAACAGCAGTTGAACGGCAAGTTCAGTAGCGACCCGGGTATTCGCCTGGGCGATTCGATGTTCTATCTGCCCACGCGCAACGAAGTCGAACAGTTGCTGTCGGCGAGTCAACTCGATCGACGCACCTGGCTTGCCGAGCGGTTTGATTGCGACGATTTCGCGTACGCTCTCAAAGGCGAAGCCAGTGTTCACGCCTACGACACCGGCGACCTGGCCTATGGCCTGTGCCTGGGTATCGTCTGGGGCAATTTCGATTGGGTGAGCGGCTATCACGCAGTCAACTGGTTCCTCGACTCGACCAGCAAGCTCTGGCTGATCGAGCCACAAAACGACACGCTCTACGACGCGTCGCACTGCCAAGGCGGGATCAGTCTGCTGCTCGTCTAG